The genomic window TGCCGTCGTGCAGCGACTACTTCATCGAGGCGGTGCACGAGTGGGGACCGATTCGCGGCTCGTGGCTGGGCATCAAGCGTCTCCTTCGTTGCCGGCCGTTTACCATGGGCGGCATCGACCCGGTGCCGAGGCGGAACCGGCCATGAACCGGGTCACTGACGATCATGCCGATCCGGAGACGGCGCGCGTTTAGCCCCCTGTTGAATCGGTGGGTAGACCACCGCCGTCAGCAAGAGGGGCCGACGAGAAGCGATTCAATTCTTCGGTGATCGCCTCACGCAACTTGTGGAAAAACGCGATGTACAGCGGTAGTTCGCCCAAGAATAGGATGGTCGCCATAACGAACAGCGTCGAT from Phycisphaerae bacterium includes these protein-coding regions:
- the yidD gene encoding membrane protein insertion efficiency factor YidD is translated as MRVVVTILSHAVAFAIESCVRFYQVALRPLLIGSCKFVPSCSDYFIEAVHEWGPIRGSWLGIKRLLRCRPFTMGGIDPVPRRNRP